A genomic segment from Stenotrophomonas maltophilia encodes:
- a CDS encoding mitochondrial fission ELM1 family protein: MVKRSSAPWTVTDGRAGNVRQAVALASALRQGTHQPLVLQPRAPWRWLSPRRLPGDVNGYGEAFATLANEAPALAIGCGRQAAGALRVLRARGSQVVQILDPRIGARHWDVVVVPEHDALRGSNVLTLLGSLNPVDDDWLAWGRAAFAGFSTLPGPRTALLVGGPTPLAPWDETAMVGVFQALADQIRSEGGSLLATTSRRTPPALAEILRAKFADLPHVIWGDGGDGTNPYGGLLGWANRVVVSPDSVNLLSEACATRMPVMVALADTAQGRLARFQQQLRERGRLQAHWLDWQYDRIEPLRETARIAAEVKARLALR, translated from the coding sequence ATGGTGAAACGATCGAGCGCGCCCTGGACGGTCACCGACGGCCGCGCGGGCAATGTCCGCCAGGCGGTCGCGCTGGCCTCGGCGCTGCGCCAGGGCACCCATCAGCCGCTGGTCCTGCAGCCCCGCGCGCCCTGGCGCTGGCTGTCGCCGCGCCGCCTGCCCGGCGATGTGAACGGGTACGGCGAGGCTTTCGCGACACTGGCCAACGAAGCCCCGGCGCTGGCGATCGGTTGTGGCCGACAGGCCGCTGGCGCCCTGCGCGTGCTGCGCGCACGTGGCAGCCAAGTGGTGCAGATCCTCGACCCGCGCATCGGCGCGCGTCACTGGGATGTGGTGGTGGTGCCCGAACATGACGCCCTGCGCGGCAGCAACGTGCTGACCCTGCTCGGCAGCCTCAACCCGGTGGACGATGACTGGCTGGCCTGGGGCCGCGCCGCGTTCGCCGGCTTCAGTACCCTGCCCGGTCCGCGCACCGCGTTGCTGGTGGGCGGCCCGACGCCGCTGGCGCCGTGGGATGAGACGGCGATGGTCGGCGTGTTCCAGGCGCTGGCCGACCAGATCCGCAGCGAAGGCGGCAGCCTGCTGGCGACCACCTCGCGACGCACGCCGCCGGCCTTGGCCGAGATCCTGCGCGCGAAATTCGCCGACCTGCCGCACGTGATCTGGGGCGATGGTGGCGACGGCACCAATCCCTATGGCGGCCTGCTCGGCTGGGCCAACCGCGTGGTGGTCTCGCCCGATTCGGTGAACCTGCTCTCTGAGGCCTGCGCCACGCGCATGCCGGTGATGGTGGCGCTGGCCGACACCGCGCAGGGCCGGTTGGCGCGCTTCCAGCAGCAGTTGCGCGAGCGCGGGCGATTGCAGGCGCACTGGCTGGACTGGCAGTACGACCGCATCGAGCCACTGCGCGAAACCGCGCGGATCGCGGCGGAAGTGAAAGCGCGGCTGGCATTGCGGTAG
- a CDS encoding malonic semialdehyde reductase — protein MSHALDAAALDQLFRTARTQNAFLDKPVPASLLQELYDLVKWGPTAANTTPARFVFVTSKEAKDKLAPALSEGNLAKTMAAPVTAIIGFDLDFHEKLPYLFPHTDAKAWFDGPQEGRHEAAIRNGSLQGAYLILAARALGLDAGPMSGFDAAKVDEAFFAGTSIKSNFLVNLGYGDPAGLFPRLPRLSFDEAARIA, from the coding sequence ATGTCCCACGCGCTCGACGCTGCTGCTCTCGATCAGCTGTTCCGTACTGCCCGTACCCAGAACGCCTTCCTCGACAAGCCGGTCCCGGCCAGCCTGCTGCAGGAACTGTACGACCTGGTGAAGTGGGGCCCGACCGCGGCCAACACCACGCCGGCCCGCTTCGTCTTCGTCACCTCGAAGGAAGCCAAGGACAAGCTGGCCCCGGCCCTGTCCGAAGGCAACCTGGCCAAGACCATGGCCGCCCCGGTCACCGCCATCATCGGCTTCGACCTGGACTTCCACGAAAAGCTGCCGTACCTGTTCCCGCACACCGATGCCAAGGCCTGGTTCGACGGCCCGCAGGAAGGCCGCCACGAAGCCGCCATCCGCAACGGCAGCCTGCAGGGTGCCTACCTGATCCTGGCCGCGCGCGCGCTGGGCCTGGATGCCGGCCCGATGTCCGGCTTCGATGCCGCCAAGGTGGATGAAGCCTTCTTCGCTGGCACCTCCATCAAGTCGAATTTCCTGGTCAACCTGGGTTACGGTGACCCGGCGGGCCTGTTCCCGCGTCTGCCGCGCCTGTCGTTCGACGAAGCGGCGCGCATCGCGTAA
- a CDS encoding YceI family protein, with protein sequence MSATRKLLLPLALTLAIAACSKPADTAAPAADAAAPATTEQAATPAADAAAAAPAAEAIKIASGTYKLDPSHTDVLAQWSHFGFSNPSAHFGNVEGTLVYNAEDVTKSTVEVKLPLSGLNSFTAKFDEHLKSADFFDAAKFADATFKSTKVDAAGTNKLTVTGDLTIKGITKPVTLDVTVNGGGEHPMAKVPAAGFDATTTLKRSDFGVGAYAPNVSDEVKIRITTEATGEKPAD encoded by the coding sequence ATGAGCGCCACCCGTAAACTGCTGCTGCCGCTGGCCCTGACCCTGGCCATCGCCGCCTGCTCCAAGCCGGCCGACACCGCTGCCCCGGCTGCCGATGCCGCCGCCCCGGCCACCACCGAGCAGGCCGCCACCCCGGCTGCTGATGCCGCCGCTGCTGCGCCGGCTGCCGAAGCGATCAAGATCGCCTCGGGCACCTACAAGCTGGACCCGAGCCACACCGACGTGCTGGCGCAGTGGAGCCACTTCGGCTTCTCCAACCCGAGCGCGCACTTTGGCAACGTCGAAGGCACCCTGGTGTACAACGCCGAAGACGTGACCAAGTCCACCGTGGAAGTGAAGCTGCCGCTGAGCGGCCTGAACAGCTTCACCGCCAAGTTCGACGAGCACCTGAAGAGCGCCGACTTCTTCGACGCTGCCAAGTTCGCCGATGCCACCTTCAAGAGCACCAAGGTGGACGCCGCTGGCACCAACAAGCTGACCGTCACCGGTGACCTGACCATCAAGGGCATCACCAAGCCGGTCACCCTGGACGTCACCGTCAACGGCGGCGGCGAGCACCCGATGGCCAAGGTTCCGGCCGCTGGCTTCGATGCCACCACCACCCTGAAGCGCAGCGATTTCGGCGTCGGCGCCTACGCCCCGAACGTCAGCGATGAAGTGAAGATCCGCATCACCACCGAAGCCACCGGCGAAAAGCCGGCTGATTGA
- a CDS encoding siderophore-interacting protein, producing the protein MTEHNNTRLRLDVRFRELTVLRTEDVTPHMRRVVLGGDDLAGFDSPGADDHIKLFFPNASGEMVLPVLTAEGRSYPAGKEPSPARDYTPRWWDHETGEVAIDFVLHDQGIAGPWAEQAQPGDVLVIGGPRGSFVVADSFDAYVLIGDETALPAIARWLDVLPDGAEVQAFIEVSDEAERQDLPQYENVRIHWLERNGFPAASSTLLEDMLTDFEAPDGDVFYWIATESRRARMMRKFIEGHLGVPRDWIRSTGYWKAHPDETDGD; encoded by the coding sequence ATGACCGAACACAACAACACGCGCCTGCGCCTGGATGTGCGCTTCCGTGAACTGACCGTGCTGCGCACCGAAGACGTCACCCCGCACATGCGCCGCGTGGTGCTGGGCGGCGACGATCTGGCCGGTTTCGATTCGCCCGGCGCCGACGACCACATCAAGCTGTTCTTCCCCAACGCCAGCGGCGAGATGGTGCTGCCGGTGCTGACCGCCGAAGGCCGCAGCTATCCGGCCGGCAAGGAGCCCTCGCCGGCCCGCGACTACACCCCGCGCTGGTGGGACCATGAAACCGGCGAGGTGGCCATCGACTTCGTGCTGCACGACCAGGGTATTGCCGGGCCGTGGGCCGAGCAGGCCCAGCCGGGCGACGTGCTGGTGATCGGCGGCCCGCGCGGCTCGTTCGTGGTGGCCGACAGCTTTGATGCCTATGTGCTGATCGGCGATGAAACCGCGCTGCCAGCCATCGCCCGCTGGCTGGACGTGCTGCCGGACGGTGCCGAGGTGCAGGCCTTCATCGAAGTGAGCGATGAGGCCGAGCGCCAGGACCTGCCGCAGTACGAGAACGTGCGCATCCACTGGCTGGAGCGCAACGGCTTCCCGGCGGCCAGCAGCACGCTGCTGGAAGACATGCTGACCGACTTCGAAGCGCCGGACGGCGATGTCTTCTACTGGATTGCCACCGAATCGCGCCGCGCGCGGATGATGCGCAAGTTCATCGAAGGCCACCTGGGCGTGCCGCGCGACTGGATCCGCTCGACCGGCTACTGGAAGGCCCACCCGGACGAAACCGACGGCGATTGA
- a CDS encoding PadR family transcriptional regulator: MSRTASPRARSTDPAVPRRNGQPRVLSRGDLRLLVLALIGEQPRHGYELMQLISNQFMQAYTPSAGTMYPLLASFEQAGWIEAEEVDGKRIFRITAAGEFELKVQRTQVRLAQRRAFDRAREITKASLPPPLATALREFKRALVHHHGRWAEGEAEEVAALLTRASALLNGTAGSESPPFSTTQPD; this comes from the coding sequence ATGAGCCGTACCGCTTCTCCCAGAGCTCGTTCCACCGATCCGGCGGTGCCCCGCCGCAACGGCCAGCCGCGCGTACTCAGCCGCGGCGACCTGCGCCTGCTGGTGCTGGCCCTGATCGGCGAGCAGCCGCGCCATGGCTACGAGCTGATGCAGCTGATCAGCAACCAGTTCATGCAGGCCTACACGCCCAGCGCCGGCACCATGTACCCGCTGCTGGCCAGCTTCGAGCAGGCCGGCTGGATCGAGGCCGAGGAAGTGGACGGCAAGCGGATCTTCCGCATCACTGCCGCCGGCGAGTTCGAGCTGAAGGTGCAGCGCACCCAGGTGCGCCTGGCGCAGCGGCGTGCCTTTGATCGTGCCCGCGAGATCACCAAGGCCTCGCTGCCGCCGCCGCTGGCCACGGCCCTGCGCGAGTTCAAGCGGGCGCTGGTGCATCACCACGGCCGCTGGGCCGAGGGCGAGGCGGAAGAAGTGGCGGCGCTGCTGACGCGGGCCTCGGCCCTGCTCAACGGTACCGCCGGTAGCGAGAGCCCACCGTTTTCAACGACCCAGCCAGACTGA